A genome region from Terriglobales bacterium includes the following:
- a CDS encoding transporter, with protein sequence MAVALVHSPAFAQFNDARAYENTPVGTNQLELNYAYVRANASIDTSLVIAGAKFNLNQGVIDYTRYFGLLHRLMWVEAGVPIAGLSGSITGTNIQGSVTGAGDSSYSVAMLLKGGPALSVAQFQNYKPATSLGVSFTMTAPTGLYRSDKILNLGSDRWSFKPEIALSHPFGREQKCEFDAYGNAYFYSDNTSYHGREILRQEPLPGLEGHISYSFNDNVWFSLDTRYSFRAATFVNGVDQNNAQHNFVLGSEMNVSINSRNSLLFEFAKAVVHHNGPALTGFSVRYDYIWGKGHK encoded by the coding sequence TTGGCCGTTGCCTTGGTTCACAGCCCGGCATTCGCGCAGTTCAACGACGCTCGCGCTTACGAAAATACCCCTGTCGGCACAAATCAGCTCGAGCTCAACTACGCTTACGTGCGTGCCAACGCTTCGATTGATACCTCACTTGTCATCGCAGGCGCAAAATTCAACCTCAATCAGGGAGTCATCGACTACACGCGCTATTTTGGGTTGCTTCACCGCTTGATGTGGGTGGAAGCGGGCGTTCCGATCGCAGGTCTCAGTGGCTCGATCACCGGAACCAACATCCAGGGCTCCGTCACAGGCGCGGGCGACTCTAGCTACTCTGTGGCTATGCTGCTGAAAGGCGGGCCCGCACTCAGCGTGGCGCAATTTCAGAACTATAAACCGGCCACCTCTTTGGGGGTAAGCTTCACGATGACTGCACCTACCGGGCTATATCGTTCCGACAAGATTCTCAATCTCGGTTCCGATCGCTGGTCCTTCAAACCCGAAATTGCGTTGTCTCATCCATTTGGACGCGAACAGAAATGTGAGTTCGACGCCTACGGCAACGCGTATTTCTACTCGGATAACACCTCCTATCATGGAAGGGAGATCCTGCGGCAAGAGCCACTGCCCGGACTTGAGGGACACATCAGCTATTCTTTCAACGACAATGTCTGGTTCTCCCTCGATACGCGCTACTCCTTTCGGGCCGCCACATTCGTGAACGGCGTTGATCAGAACAATGCGCAACACAATTTCGTATTAGGCAGTGAAATGAACGTGTCCATCAATTCCCGAAACTCACTGTTGTTCGAATTCGCCAAGGCAGTGGTACATCATAATGGCCCGGCTCTTACGGGCTTCAGCGTGAGGTATGACTACATCTGGGGCAAGGGTCACAAGTAA
- a CDS encoding PqqD family protein yields MNLSTQFRVNTPNVTHETIDGETVIVNLVSGNYYSLQGTGVLIWLLVERGFSVEAVIDWLKHRYPSKASEIEPCVLSLLGQLSEEDLIVPGAVPSSTPEAPSMNESVEGRFEPQALQKFTDMQELLLLDPIHEVDSAGWPHKKSDVTV; encoded by the coding sequence ATGAATCTAAGCACGCAATTCCGCGTGAACACTCCGAATGTCACCCATGAAACGATCGATGGCGAAACCGTCATCGTCAATTTGGTTAGCGGCAACTACTACAGCCTGCAAGGCACGGGAGTGCTGATTTGGCTGCTGGTGGAAAGAGGCTTTTCGGTTGAGGCAGTGATCGATTGGCTAAAACATCGGTATCCAAGCAAGGCGTCTGAAATCGAGCCATGTGTCCTCAGCCTGCTGGGCCAGCTCAGTGAGGAGGATCTCATCGTCCCCGGTGCCGTGCCAAGCTCCACCCCGGAGGCGCCGTCGATGAATGAGAGCGTGGAAGGGCGGTTTGAACCGCAGGCACTGCAGAAGTTCACCGACATGCAGGAACTGTTGCTGCTCGATCCCATTCACGAGGTGGACAGCGCGGGTTGGCCCCACAAGAAATCGGATGTGACTGTCTGA
- a CDS encoding glycosyltransferase family A protein, with protein sequence MTGQTLISVIIPAYNAGAFLGDAIECVREQHYEPLEVIVIDDGSTDNTFEVAASFGNWVHIIRQENQGPAAARNSGLRLAQGNSIAFLDADDLWPAGTLKMLASQLAARPELDVILGRVQYMCQVAAPGDTRRFEPFSEPCISMSLDAGLFRRSAFDRVGCFNAAIRSGEDVDWFMRAREQQVGLKVLSEVTLFYRRHGCNMTRARESIHADFVRVLKRSIERRRNANTLESLPPMSADADSR encoded by the coding sequence GTGACGGGTCAAACCTTGATCAGCGTCATCATTCCGGCGTACAACGCCGGAGCGTTTCTTGGCGACGCCATTGAATGTGTTCGGGAGCAGCACTATGAGCCGCTCGAAGTTATCGTTATCGACGACGGATCGACGGACAATACGTTCGAAGTAGCGGCATCGTTTGGCAATTGGGTGCATATCATCCGTCAGGAAAATCAAGGTCCGGCGGCCGCCCGCAACTCTGGTCTCCGCCTCGCGCAAGGCAACAGCATTGCTTTCCTCGATGCCGACGATCTCTGGCCTGCAGGCACATTGAAGATGCTCGCTTCCCAATTGGCCGCTCGTCCAGAACTGGATGTCATTCTCGGCCGCGTTCAATACATGTGCCAGGTTGCAGCCCCAGGGGATACTCGCCGCTTTGAGCCATTCTCTGAGCCCTGCATCTCCATGAGTCTGGATGCCGGTCTTTTTCGTAGATCAGCATTCGACCGGGTGGGCTGCTTCAACGCCGCCATACGCTCCGGAGAAGACGTGGACTGGTTCATGCGCGCCCGCGAACAGCAAGTCGGCCTCAAAGTTCTGTCCGAGGTAACGTTGTTTTACCGCCGCCACGGCTGCAACATGACCCGTGCCCGGGAATCGATCCATGCTGATTTTGTTCGCGTCCTGAAAAGATCCATTGAACGGCGGAGGAACGCGAACACGCTGGAATCCCTGCCCCCAATGTCTGCGGATGCAGACAGCCGGTAA
- a CDS encoding glycosyltransferase, translated as MQTAGNLAQGYEEGIENMKPLVSVIIAVRNGERYLPAAIESVRQQDYRPLELIVVDGHSSDNTAAIARSYRDLRYVPQVNRGVADAWNQGIAAAKADLLAFFSHDDLWLPHKLGRHMDLMLSRPELQYTVSRVKFFLEPGHSIPSGFREELLVGDRVAYIPETLVARKALFARIGGFDPQLSTAEDVDWFARAKDHHVTHEVIPEVLVHKRVHDSNISLNSMTNDQMLLTTLRQSIHRKRTFDSKTMVPGSAENGNTRLNQK; from the coding sequence ATGCAGACAGCCGGTAACCTGGCGCAAGGCTATGAGGAAGGTATCGAAAATATGAAACCACTGGTAAGCGTCATTATTGCGGTACGAAACGGAGAGCGCTACTTGCCGGCGGCGATCGAAAGTGTGCGCCAGCAGGACTATCGGCCCCTGGAACTCATCGTCGTTGACGGCCATTCCAGCGACAACACCGCGGCGATTGCGCGCTCCTATCGCGATTTGCGCTACGTTCCGCAAGTCAATCGTGGCGTCGCCGACGCTTGGAACCAGGGAATTGCGGCAGCCAAGGCGGACCTTCTTGCCTTTTTCTCGCATGACGATCTTTGGCTCCCGCACAAACTGGGCCGTCACATGGACCTTATGTTGAGCCGTCCAGAACTGCAATACACGGTATCGCGGGTAAAGTTTTTCCTGGAACCGGGACACTCCATCCCTTCCGGCTTTCGCGAAGAACTGCTGGTGGGCGATCGTGTCGCCTATATCCCGGAAACGCTGGTGGCGCGCAAGGCCCTGTTCGCCAGAATCGGAGGCTTCGATCCCCAGTTGAGCACCGCGGAGGATGTCGACTGGTTTGCCCGGGCAAAGGACCATCACGTGACACATGAGGTCATTCCCGAAGTGCTGGTCCACAAGCGAGTGCACGACAGCAATATTTCACTGAACAGCATGACCAATGATCAGATGTTGCTTACAACCTTGCGGCAATCGATCCATCGCAAGCGGACTTTCGATTCAAAGACCATGGTTCCAGGGTCTGCGGAAAACGGAAACACAAGGCTGAACCAGAAATGA
- a CDS encoding glycosyltransferase family A protein yields MNNTSNPLISVIIPVYNAERYIEEAICSVLEQDFRPIEIVCIADGPSDRSLEIAQKYAPTVRTYTQANQGAAAARNRGVEMSTGSVLAFLDADDRWTPYKLRLQADALAVDPGLDMVFGQARQLHDGEEWNLGVSQLTCAPGELMAGMIPGTWMVRRDCFSRVGPLRTDYRIGEFIEWYARAIDMGCRATVLPDLLLWRRIHDSNLGVRERKSAPDYARVLKSALDRRRAAQLK; encoded by the coding sequence ATGAACAACACCTCTAACCCGCTCATCAGCGTCATCATTCCGGTCTATAACGCCGAGCGTTACATCGAGGAAGCGATCTGCAGCGTCCTGGAGCAGGACTTTCGTCCGATTGAGATTGTCTGCATCGCTGACGGCCCCAGCGACCGCAGCCTGGAGATCGCACAGAAGTATGCTCCGACCGTGCGCACTTACACACAAGCCAATCAAGGCGCCGCTGCGGCTCGCAATCGCGGCGTCGAGATGTCCACCGGAAGTGTGCTGGCGTTTCTCGATGCCGACGATCGCTGGACGCCGTACAAGTTGCGACTGCAGGCCGATGCCTTGGCTGTCGATCCGGGGCTCGACATGGTCTTCGGACAGGCCCGTCAACTTCATGACGGAGAGGAATGGAACCTCGGAGTCAGTCAACTCACCTGTGCGCCCGGTGAATTGATGGCGGGCATGATTCCCGGCACGTGGATGGTCAGGCGAGACTGCTTCTCCCGGGTCGGACCTCTAAGGACTGATTACCGCATTGGAGAGTTCATAGAGTGGTATGCCCGCGCTATCGACATGGGCTGCCGGGCAACCGTTCTGCCCGACCTGTTGCTGTGGCGGCGCATTCACGACTCCAATCTGGGAGTTCGCGAGCGTAAATCAGCTCCGGATTATGCCCGCGTGTTGAAGTCCGCCCTCGACCGCAGGCGGGCGGCGCAATTGAAATGA
- a CDS encoding nucleotidyltransferase family protein, with product MLTAEMTEPRLGITNESGCWPTAVQELALQAALLEGYGARNAWAAWKAVADLDALDFGIHRLLPLIYHNLRAQGLSDPVLDKFKSVYRYYLYNNEIILHRAAAILKALRDAGIQTMVLKGAALIPLYYQKRGLRPIQDCDIAVPQSHVFAAMATLRGLGWTSTWELAPEQFVTIRHSAPFVNPEGHTLDLHWGILYECWNRNQDAAFWKRSIPVTICDQPTWALEPTDQLLHIICHGARWNEVPPIRWIADAMMVLRGPAEIDWQRFLRLCEFHHLNLFVHHSLEWLRTRLDAPIPQFVLNQLQSLPVPPIEQFGYNLMTQPPLEGPTNKEIFRTLRYEYLWLTSDVPIFRKPFIFLHWLQYRWKIGQLWQTPLVLLSSAVARIAKQLRTRLARASCLKITTHPANR from the coding sequence GTGCTGACTGCCGAAATGACCGAACCGCGCCTGGGAATCACCAACGAATCAGGCTGCTGGCCAACCGCTGTGCAGGAATTGGCCCTGCAGGCCGCACTTCTGGAGGGATACGGCGCGCGCAATGCCTGGGCTGCCTGGAAAGCGGTTGCGGATCTCGATGCCCTCGACTTCGGCATCCATCGCTTACTGCCCCTGATCTACCACAATCTGCGGGCGCAAGGTCTCAGCGATCCTGTCCTGGATAAATTCAAGAGTGTTTACCGCTATTATCTTTACAACAACGAAATCATTCTTCATCGAGCCGCCGCGATTCTCAAGGCCCTGCGCGACGCCGGAATTCAGACCATGGTGTTGAAAGGTGCGGCCCTCATCCCGCTTTATTATCAGAAGCGGGGGCTGCGCCCCATACAGGACTGCGACATCGCAGTACCTCAATCTCACGTGTTCGCCGCTATGGCCACTCTCCGGGGCCTCGGTTGGACCTCCACTTGGGAACTTGCGCCAGAACAGTTTGTAACGATTCGCCACTCCGCCCCGTTCGTTAACCCCGAAGGACACACGTTGGATCTCCACTGGGGAATCCTCTACGAATGTTGGAATCGCAATCAGGATGCCGCGTTCTGGAAGAGATCAATTCCGGTCACCATCTGCGATCAACCCACCTGGGCCCTGGAGCCGACCGATCAGTTGTTGCACATCATCTGCCATGGCGCCCGCTGGAACGAGGTGCCGCCTATCCGTTGGATTGCCGACGCTATGATGGTTTTGCGTGGCCCCGCAGAGATTGATTGGCAACGATTTCTGCGGCTTTGCGAGTTTCACCACCTGAATCTGTTTGTTCACCACAGCCTGGAGTGGTTGCGCACGAGACTCGACGCACCTATACCGCAGTTTGTGCTGAACCAGCTACAGTCGTTGCCTGTGCCCCCCATCGAGCAATTTGGGTACAACTTGATGACTCAGCCGCCGTTGGAAGGGCCGACCAACAAAGAAATCTTCCGAACCCTGCGCTACGAATATCTATGGCTGACCAGCGATGTCCCCATCTTTCGCAAGCCTTTCATTTTTCTGCACTGGCTCCAGTACAGGTGGAAAATAGGCCAGCTTTGGCAGACCCCCTTAGTTTTGCTGAGCAGCGCAGTGGCGCGAATTGCGAAGCAGCTAAGAACGCGGCTCGCCAGGGCAAGCTGCTTGAAAATCACCACTCACCCAGCGAACAGGTAG
- a CDS encoding AGE family epimerase/isomerase → MTAHIQSRWERHSQQSLDWQSGSNFRGWADSKIEELEHVLKENILGFWLPRCLDFEHGGYAINFDRYGHPNGRRSKGIVTQARMLWLFSASFVNQHGGPELLHAADSGYQFLREHMWDREHGGFFWEVGASGNSVLGDGKHLYGQAFGLFALSAYGLATRNTDALAFACDLFDLLERRAHDSRYGGYREFFRRDWGAAPATEIGYLGMPAGLKLMNTHLHLLEAYTLFFLATAVPMARQRILELISILSQSVVREEIGTCTDVHLSDWQPLLTGDSARTSYGHVLENISLLINSSEAIEASTSRILPLCNTLFNYCLKYGYDKRNGGFYESGPLGRPADNRRKTWWVQAEALWSTLQMHHLTWDPTYLEIFNHNWEFVKRHQIDWTYGEWYEQVNRWRVVKSDKGHIWKAGYHQGRAMIECIRLLRECAAGSNLETRLSV, encoded by the coding sequence ATGACGGCTCATATCCAATCGAGATGGGAACGTCACTCGCAACAAAGCCTGGATTGGCAGTCAGGATCTAATTTCCGTGGCTGGGCGGATTCCAAAATCGAGGAACTGGAGCACGTCCTCAAAGAGAACATACTCGGATTCTGGCTGCCGCGCTGTTTGGATTTCGAGCACGGTGGTTACGCCATCAATTTTGACCGTTATGGGCATCCCAATGGGCGCAGGTCGAAGGGAATCGTCACCCAGGCGCGAATGCTGTGGCTGTTCTCCGCTTCGTTCGTTAACCAGCACGGTGGACCTGAGCTCTTGCATGCTGCGGACTCCGGCTACCAGTTCCTGCGTGAACATATGTGGGATCGCGAGCATGGCGGATTTTTCTGGGAAGTGGGCGCCTCCGGAAATTCTGTGCTGGGCGATGGCAAACACCTGTATGGCCAAGCGTTTGGCTTGTTTGCACTGTCAGCCTATGGATTAGCGACCCGCAACACCGATGCGCTGGCTTTCGCCTGCGATTTGTTCGACTTGTTAGAACGGCGCGCGCACGACAGCCGGTATGGGGGATATCGCGAGTTTTTTCGTCGAGATTGGGGTGCCGCCCCAGCGACTGAAATCGGTTATCTCGGCATGCCTGCCGGTCTCAAGCTGATGAACACCCATCTTCATCTGCTTGAGGCTTATACCCTCTTTTTTCTGGCGACTGCAGTGCCCATGGCCCGCCAACGAATCCTGGAGCTAATCTCTATACTGAGCCAATCGGTGGTCCGCGAAGAAATCGGGACCTGTACAGATGTCCACCTCTCCGACTGGCAGCCTCTGCTCACAGGAGACTCTGCCCGGACATCTTACGGGCATGTGCTGGAAAACATCTCGCTGCTGATCAACTCCTCGGAGGCAATAGAAGCATCGACCAGCCGCATCCTTCCGCTCTGCAACACCCTATTCAATTATTGCTTGAAATATGGATATGACAAACGCAATGGGGGATTCTACGAAAGCGGACCTCTGGGACGGCCTGCCGACAACCGCAGGAAAACCTGGTGGGTGCAGGCGGAAGCACTTTGGAGCACTTTGCAGATGCACCACCTAACGTGGGATCCGACCTATCTCGAAATCTTTAATCACAATTGGGAATTTGTGAAGCGCCATCAGATCGATTGGACTTACGGTGAATGGTATGAGCAAGTCAATCGCTGGCGAGTGGTTAAGAGCGATAAGGGTCACATCTGGAAAGCGGGCTACCACCAGGGAAGAGCCATGATCGAATGCATAAGGTTACTGAGGGAGTGTGCCGCGGGTTCCAACCTGGAAACCAGGCTAAGCGTTTGA
- a CDS encoding SpoIIE family protein phosphatase encodes MPRSATQNLFDPQALGIDRHEPYLRVLCVNLFVRDQDRSLRFFVDQLGFGLVVDESYESGGRWLAVAPPDGSTVLALVSPKRNSAEYKLIGRSRHTVFVTEDVVAKFEEWQRRGVRFHHPPQTTLWGGIFTRFDDLDGNSFTLVGRDDFVREIEAQRRAAAEKLEAERRSAQELEIAKQVQARLFPQTLPPLHTLDYAGICIQAREVGGDYYDFLDLGRNRLGLVIGDTSGKGIAAALLMANLQANLRSQSAIAWDQPQRFLQSVNQLFYENTTESAYATLFFGQYDDTTQILRYVNCGHYSPILLHRDNAIELLDATCTVLGLFRQWECTMTEWQLRPGDVLALYTDGITESFNDAGEEFGEQRLIESLRRNRELPSQPLLTAVVDEVRRFSPHHQHDDITLIIAKCRGK; translated from the coding sequence ATGCCCCGCTCTGCCACGCAAAATCTTTTCGATCCGCAAGCTCTGGGTATAGATCGCCACGAACCTTATCTCCGCGTCCTATGCGTCAACCTCTTCGTCCGCGATCAGGACCGCAGCTTGCGCTTCTTCGTAGACCAGCTCGGCTTCGGCCTGGTCGTCGATGAAAGCTATGAATCCGGCGGGCGTTGGCTGGCGGTGGCACCGCCAGATGGCAGCACAGTGCTGGCCCTGGTCAGTCCCAAGCGCAACTCCGCGGAATACAAATTGATTGGCCGCTCCCGGCATACCGTTTTTGTCACCGAAGATGTGGTGGCGAAATTTGAGGAGTGGCAGAGGCGCGGTGTCCGCTTTCACCATCCCCCGCAGACCACGCTATGGGGTGGGATATTCACTCGCTTTGACGACCTGGATGGAAATTCCTTCACCCTCGTCGGTCGCGACGACTTCGTTCGTGAGATCGAAGCCCAGCGCCGCGCGGCTGCGGAAAAACTCGAGGCAGAACGGCGTTCCGCTCAGGAGTTGGAAATTGCCAAACAAGTGCAGGCCAGGCTTTTCCCCCAAACCCTGCCTCCGCTTCACACACTGGATTATGCCGGCATTTGCATTCAAGCTCGTGAAGTCGGCGGCGACTACTACGATTTCCTCGACCTGGGCCGAAACCGGCTCGGACTCGTGATCGGCGACACCTCCGGAAAAGGAATCGCTGCCGCTCTCTTGATGGCCAACTTGCAGGCGAACCTGCGCAGCCAGAGTGCGATCGCTTGGGATCAGCCGCAACGTTTTCTGCAATCAGTAAACCAGCTGTTTTATGAGAATACGACCGAGAGCGCCTATGCCACCCTCTTCTTCGGTCAATACGACGATACCACTCAAATCCTGCGCTACGTAAATTGCGGCCACTATTCTCCTATCCTCCTCCACCGCGATAACGCCATTGAACTTCTGGATGCCACCTGCACCGTGCTCGGGCTGTTTCGCCAATGGGAGTGCACAATGACGGAATGGCAACTTCGCCCCGGAGACGTACTAGCCCTCTACACCGACGGGATAACCGAATCGTTCAACGATGCGGGTGAGGAGTTCGGAGAGCAGCGTTTAATCGAATCTTTGCGGCGTAATCGTGAGCTGCCTTCGCAGCCGTTGCTCACAGCCGTCGTCGATGAGGTCCGCCGATTCAGCCCTCACCATCAACACGACGACATAACTCTGATCATTGCCAAATGCAGGGGAAAGTAA